The Ranitomeya variabilis isolate aRanVar5 chromosome 7, aRanVar5.hap1, whole genome shotgun sequence genome includes a window with the following:
- the LOC143784757 gene encoding histone H4 — translation MSGRGKGGKGLGKGGAKRHRKVLRDNIQGITKPAIRRLARRGGVKRISGLIYEETRGVLKVFLENVIRDAVTYTEHAKRKTVTAMDVVYALKRQGRTLYGFGG, via the coding sequence ATGTCTGGTCGCGGCAAAGGAGGAAAAGGTCTCGGGAAGGGCGGCgccaagcggcacaggaaggtgctcCGTGATAATATCCAGGGTatcaccaagcctgccatccgccgtctagctcgcagaggaggcgtcaagcgcatctccggcctcatctatgaggagactcgcggtgtcctgaaagtcttcctggagaacgtgatccgtgacgccgtcacctacaccgagcacgccaagaggaagaccgtcaccgccatggacgtggtgtacgcgctcaagcgccagggccgcactctctacggcttcggaggttaa